Below is a genomic region from Pseudarthrobacter sulfonivorans.
GCCGGAACAGTTCATGTCCGCCTTCATGAGGCTGGGAGTTAAGCCCAACGTCGTCCTTCCGCCACCGCCGGATCCCCCGCCGCCGTGGATGGCCAACCGGCCGGCGGGTATCAGGGCGTTCCTGCGGACCTTCAAAGACTATGACCTGGAGAGGGCGCGTTTGGCTGCCTTTCGCCAGCCCGTCTACTTCGCCTTGGGCGGCCTGAGCAATCCCCATGACTACGGCGATATTGCCAGCCGACTGTCGAGGGTCTTCTTCCCGGACTTCCACCTGGAAGTGTTCCCCAAGCGCCACCACTTCGACCCGCCACACCGGATCGAGCCCGAGCGGCTGGCTGAATTGCTCCGGCGGCACTGGGAGCAGGCGGAAGCCGGCACGGTGGCTGCGCCTGTCGAAACCGAGCCTCTCGAAACCCGCGGTGGTTGACCCTATTCGTTCGGGCGCACAGATTGCTACGCTTGCTACGGAGGTAACCATGACGACAATCCCACACCGGGAACTGCGCAACCAGAGCAGCAAAATCCTGGAGCGCGTTAAGAACGGCGAAACGATCGACGTCACGAACAACGGCGAAATAGCCGCTACATTGATCCCACCGTCGGCGTCACCCTTTGAGCGGTTGTTGCTGGCGGGCCAGGTCCGCCCAGCCGCCAAGGGGCCGGTCGATTTCCAGACGCTGCCGCGCGTCCCGTCCGAAGCAGGCACTGCTGAGATCCTGGCTGACCTCCGCGGGGACCGGTGATCATCTATCTGGACACGTCGGCTGTCCTCAAGCTTGTGGTCGAAGAGCCAGCATCATCCGCGGCCGCCCATTACCTCTCAACCGCGGCAGCCCAGGGCCACCAGCTGGTGGCTTCGATGCTCCTCTATACGGAACTTCATTGCGCGGCCCATCGTCGCGGATTTCCCGGCGAGCCCGTCAATACGGTCCTCGGCGCCATCAACCTGGTCGATCTTGCCCGTTCGGACCTTATGTACGCGGCAGCCCTGCCCGGCAAGCTCCGGAGCGCCGACGCCATTCATCTGGCGGCAGCCATCCGGCTGCAGTCCGACGTCATGGTGGCGTATGACGCCGAGCTCCTGGCTGCCGCCGTCGAGGCCGGCCTGAACGTCCTCTCCCCCGGTGGTTGAGCCCTGCCGAATCCGGAACCGCCGGCCTCGACGGAAATTGTCACCGTCCCCGTGTAGCTTAGGAATAACAGCCCCCGCACCGAGGACGCCATGGATTTCTACGCCATTAACGCACTGCGTGAGAACCACGCGGGGTGGTCCCTGCTCCGCGCTCAGAACGCCCCGCTGGCCGTCAGTTTCTTCATCAAGGCCTTCACCGGGCCTAACCAACGGGACATCGGCCGGCAGGAACTCATTGACCACCTCGATGATGTCCTGTTCGGCCTCCGTCGAATCCGAGCCTGGCGAAACTCCCGGTGGCCTGTCCTTTCCAAGAACACGGAAGTAATCTGGAGTCTCCAGACCGGTCACAATCACGGGAGATGCCATTACAATCCCGCACCGAACTGAATCCCCTGCCAGGCCATACGAACGCGCGGGCAGCAGGAAAAGTAACGTCCTTCAACCGAGGGAAGACCATGAGTACAGAACCGGCCCCCAGCCCTGATCCCGGCCAAGGTGCTAGCGGCATCCCGCCGGAGAACGCCGGCACCCGCAGTCGCATCGCCGTTACGCGGGCTGGAATGGCCTGGGCAGCGACGGTGGCGGCACTGATCCTGCTGATCCTTCTGATCATCTTCATCGTCCAGAACCAGGACGACATGACGGTACGGTTCATCGGCCTCGAAGGCACCATCGCATCCGGTGTCGCGCTGTTTATAGCTGCTGTGGGAGGCGGCGTGCTCGTCGCTGTTGCCGGCGCTGCACGGATCCTGCAGCTCAGATCCCGCACGCGGCACCAACTGCCAGCCCCTCCCCGGACTGACCGGCGGGCCTGAGCGCTTTGACTGGCGCCGGCGAGGGCGGCAGCTTGGCGTCGGAGCCGGATGTTTACGATTCTTTCCAAGGCATCCAGCCACCGGAACATCAAAATCCGCAAACTGGCCGACGACATCCTCGCCACGCTCCCCGGAGGGCCTTCCCGCACACACTTCGAGCCCTAGCCGCAACCGTACAAATGCCGTACCTTGACTGACGGAGGTACAGACGATGGCAAGCACTAAAACACGGCGCTTGGAATTGCGCACGGATGAGACCACGGATGAGTTAATCACGGAGGCTGCCGACCTTCTGCACGTGTCCAAGTCGGCGTTCGTCACCGAGGCCGCCCGGCAGGCCGCACAAAAAGTCATCTTGCGTTCGGACATCACTCTCATGGCACCCGAGGTCTTCGACGCCATGATGGCATCGCTGAACGCTCCGGACGAATCCGCAGAACTCGCCGCACTCGCCCACCTGCCGCGGCTTATCGGCCCATGAACAAACCGACTTTTCACACCACGAAACTGGCCCCCGGGTATGACCTGGGGGCCTTTGACTGCGGCGAAGCCGCCTACAACGAGTGGCTGACGGACCACTCGGTGCAAGCCGTGGAGGCCGGTTCGAGCATGGTCTACCTTCTTCTGGAGGGCAGCCCTGAAACGGACGAGCGGGTGGTCGGATACTTCGCGATCTGCCCCACCTTGGTAGTCCGCGACGGCATGCCGAAACCGCTCCAGCGAAAAGAACTGCGCAATGGCCCAGGGTGGCTCTTGGCCAAGTTGGCCCTCGATAGTTCCCTGCGCGGCGACAAGGTCAACCAGTGGGGCTGGCAGCTTCTGCGGGTGGCACTGGAGACAATCATGGATGCCGC
It encodes:
- a CDS encoding alpha/beta fold hydrolase; this encodes MGPIRAILLPGAVLPAQAAFGGLIAALGPDVQAIAKDLELYAEDGPPADWSLDTEIDGVLREADTRGWETFHLTGYSGGGAAALAFAAKHPGRLLSLALLEPAWAGNWDWSPAYTELRKKYEQLETLPPEQFMSAFMRLGVKPNVVLPPPPDPPPPWMANRPAGIRAFLRTFKDYDLERARLAAFRQPVYFALGGLSNPHDYGDIASRLSRVFFPDFHLEVFPKRHHFDPPHRIEPERLAELLRRHWEQAEAGTVAAPVETEPLETRGG
- a CDS encoding type II toxin-antitoxin system Phd/YefM family antitoxin — translated: MTTIPHRELRNQSSKILERVKNGETIDVTNNGEIAATLIPPSASPFERLLLAGQVRPAAKGPVDFQTLPRVPSEAGTAEILADLRGDR
- a CDS encoding type II toxin-antitoxin system VapC family toxin; translation: MIIYLDTSAVLKLVVEEPASSAAAHYLSTAAAQGHQLVASMLLYTELHCAAHRRGFPGEPVNTVLGAINLVDLARSDLMYAAALPGKLRSADAIHLAAAIRLQSDVMVAYDAELLAAAVEAGLNVLSPGG
- a CDS encoding DUF3375 family protein, giving the protein MDFYAINALRENHAGWSLLRAQNAPLAVSFFIKAFTGPNQRDIGRQELIDHLDDVLFGLRRIRAWRNSRWPVLSKNTEVIWSLQTGHNHGRCHYNPAPN
- a CDS encoding LapA family protein, with translation MSTEPAPSPDPGQGASGIPPENAGTRSRIAVTRAGMAWAATVAALILLILLIIFIVQNQDDMTVRFIGLEGTIASGVALFIAAVGGGVLVAVAGAARILQLRSRTRHQLPAPPRTDRRA
- a CDS encoding DUF1778 domain-containing protein, yielding MASTKTRRLELRTDETTDELITEAADLLHVSKSAFVTEAARQAAQKVILRSDITLMAPEVFDAMMASLNAPDESAELAALAHLPRLIGP
- a CDS encoding N-acetyltransferase, yielding MNKPTFHTTKLAPGYDLGAFDCGEAAYNEWLTDHSVQAVEAGSSMVYLLLEGSPETDERVVGYFAICPTLVVRDGMPKPLQRKELRNGPGWLLAKLALDSSLRGDKVNQWGWQLLRVALETIMDAAELGGGQIIVVEADNPGLVGRYTRHGFIPTGGDNLRLHMKVATARAYLRSANGPEA